The proteins below are encoded in one region of Oncorhynchus gorbuscha isolate QuinsamMale2020 ecotype Even-year linkage group LG01, OgorEven_v1.0, whole genome shotgun sequence:
- the LOC124041786 gene encoding mitochondrial chaperone BCS1: protein MPLSDFVDALKDNPYFGAGFGLVGVGSAIAVARKSAQFGMIFFRRNYMITLEVPSRDKSYHWLLSWITKHAKHTQHLSVETSYMQHESGRVHTQFDFHPSPGNHIIWYGRKWIRVERTREKQMVDLHTGTPWESVTFTAMGRNRDVFFNILQEARELALKQEEGRTVMYTALGSEWRPFGFPRRRRPLSSVVLEEGLADRIVDDVKEFIGNPKWYTDRGIPYRRGYLLYGPPGCGKSSFITALAGELGYSICLMSLSDRSLSDDRLNHLLSVAPQQSIILLEDVDAAFVSRELLPTESPLAYQGMGRLTFSGLLNALDGVASSEARIVFMTTNFIDRLDPALIRPGRVDLKQYVGHCTHWQLTQMFRRFYPAESATEGDRFAESALATHPNISAAQVQGHFMLFKMDPMGSIDNVAKMKE, encoded by the exons ATGCCTCTATCAGACTTCGTGGATGCCTTGAAGGACAACCCTTACTTTGGGGCTGGCTTTGGGCTGGTGGGGGTGGGCTCGGCCATTGCTGTGGCCAGGAAATCAGCTCAATTTGGTATGATCTTCTTCCGGAGGAACTACATGATCACCCTGGAGGTGCCCAGTCGGGACAAGAGCTACCACTGGCTGCTGAGCTGGATCACCAAACACGCCAAGCACACGCAGCACCTGAGTGTGGAGACCTCTTACATGCAGCACGAGAGTGGACGGGTACACACACAGTTTGACTTCCACCCCAGCCCTGGCAACCACATAATCTG GTATGGGAGGAAGTGGATCCGAGTGGAGAGGACCAGAGAGAAACAGATGGTGGATCTCCACACAGGCACTCCCTGGGAGTCAGTCACGTTCACCGCCATGGGCAGAAACAGAGACGTCTTCTTCAACATCCTGCAAGAAG CCAGGGAGTTGGCCCTGAAGCAGGAGGAGGGTCGGACGGTGATGTACACGGCCCTGGGCTCCGAGTGGAGGCCCTTTGGGTTCCCACGGCGACGACGGCCCCTCAGCTCAGTGGTCCTGGAAGAGGGCTTGGCCGATAGGATTGTAGATGATGTGAAGGAGTTCATCGGAAACCCCAAGTGGTACACAGACCGAG GGATCCCCTACAGGAGAGGTTATCTGCTGTATGGACCTCCAGGCTGTGGGAAAAGCAGCTTCAT caCTGCCCTGGCTGGAGAGCTGGGCTACAGCATCTGCCTGATGAGTCTGAGCGACCGCAGCCTGTCTGACGACCGCCTCAACCACCTGCTGAGCGTGGCGCCGCAGCAGAGTATCATCCTGCTGGAGGACGTGGACGCCGCCTTCGTCAGCCGAGAGCTGCTGCCCACCGaaa GCCCTCTGGCCTACCAGGGCATGGGCAGGCTGACCTTCAGTGGCCTCCTCAATGCTCTGGATGGAGTGGCCTCGTCAGAGGCCAGAATAGTCTTCATGACCACCAACTTCATAGACAG ATTGGACCCAGCTCTGATCAGGCCGGGCCGTGTGGACTTGAAACAATATGTGGGCCACTGCACCCACTGGCAGCTCACCCAGATGTTCCGACGCTTCTACCCAGCTGAGTCGGCCACAGAGGGGGACCGCTTTGCGGAGAGCGCGCTGGCCACCCACCCCAACATCAGTGCTGCTCAGGTGCAGGGGCACTTCATGCTGTTCAAAATGGACCCAATGGGCTCCATAGACAACGTGGCCAAGATGAAGGAGTGA